In Deltaproteobacteria bacterium, a single genomic region encodes these proteins:
- a CDS encoding LamG domain-containing protein, producing the protein MKKIFISIWVVITLLLMTIGVGLADINEGLVAYYPFNGDANDESGNGHHGSLKGPSLTYDRFGNVNGAYSFDGINDMIIVPDKGDFNTGGELTIALWINFLSEPPCTPTSFVSKSAWMVGSNSGYIFPYVGYSACGDFGLITYTNYWNFKRSFSYYSIPDPYSWHFYAATYKSGERKVYLDGELVAIDSQNANYPIRSNSNNLAIGNQPGTQEWAHAEMDDIRIYNRALSDAEIQELFNQKPEVIEADLQIEPGTLNLKSNGNWITVYIELPDAYYAENINVSSVALSKINGSMSGSPLYAVGPSEIGDYDGNNISDLMVKIDRQRLIELLGKGNAELTLSGELIDGAPFEGSSLIKVIDKGRK; encoded by the coding sequence ATGAAAAAAATATTTATTTCAATATGGGTGGTTATTACTTTATTGCTGATGACTATCGGCGTCGGCCTGGCGGACATCAATGAGGGACTGGTAGCGTACTATCCCTTCAATGGCGATGCAAATGATGAAAGTGGCAATGGTCATCACGGGAGTCTAAAGGGCCCTTCTTTAACTTACGACAGGTTTGGAAATGTGAACGGCGCCTATAGTTTTGATGGAATAAATGACATGATAATCGTTCCTGATAAGGGTGATTTTAACACAGGAGGGGAACTGACCATTGCCCTGTGGATCAATTTCCTTTCCGAGCCGCCTTGCACGCCGACAAGTTTTGTAAGCAAGTCGGCCTGGATGGTAGGAAGCAACAGCGGTTATATATTCCCCTACGTTGGATATTCAGCCTGCGGTGACTTTGGGCTCATTACGTATACAAATTACTGGAATTTTAAGCGGTCATTTTCTTATTACAGTATTCCTGACCCCTATAGCTGGCACTTTTATGCGGCAACCTATAAAAGTGGTGAGAGAAAAGTCTATCTCGATGGAGAATTGGTCGCAATCGATTCCCAGAATGCTAACTACCCGATAAGATCCAATTCAAACAATCTTGCTATCGGCAATCAGCCCGGAACACAGGAGTGGGCACATGCCGAGATGGATGATATCCGCATTTACAACCGGGCCCTTTCCGATGCTGAAATCCAGGAGTTGTTTAATCAAAAACCTGAAGTAATCGAAGCCGACCTTCAAATTGAGCCGGGCACATTAAATTTGAAGAGCAACGGTAACTGGATAACCGTTTATATAGAATTGCCGGATGCATATTATGCCGAGAACATTAATGTGAGTTCAGTTGCCTTGAGTAAAATCAATGGAAGCATGTCCGGTTCTCCCTTATATGCCGTCGGCCCTTCGGAAATTGGAGATTATGACGGTAATAATATTTCCGACCTGATGGTCAAAATTGATAGGCAGCGTTTGATTGAGTTACTGGGAAAAGGTAATGCAGAGCTTACTTTGTCCGGCGAACTGATAGATGGCGCCCCCTTCGAAGGGAGCAGCCTGATTAAAGTTATCGATAAAGGGAGAAAATAA
- a CDS encoding class I SAM-dependent methyltransferase, which produces MLLVFKIGVILISLVVLYFFLVTRGSLIIKKLLFNDDKAFHIYWVYSNSFLIWLTDRSFIVSTILFFNYHRLAETVLQRLNPSMEGKLVLQASCAFGNISKKIMEKCIQEGATQVIISDLIANEIKHTKRKLKYGNVHHNCSYLLEDALAMAHKDESFDYVIIFFLFHELPYEKKVTSLNEAMRVLKPGGKLIFAEYHKPTSLILKISGRCFFKVFEPFAVEMWETFDALQVLHEDPGHRWQVSKNTFFSGNYQVFTAEKSL; this is translated from the coding sequence ATGCTATTGGTTTTTAAAATCGGGGTAATACTGATCTCTTTAGTGGTGCTTTATTTCTTTCTTGTAACCAGAGGGTCTCTCATTATTAAGAAACTATTATTTAATGATGACAAAGCGTTTCATATCTACTGGGTCTATAGTAACAGCTTCCTTATATGGCTAACAGACAGGTCCTTCATCGTTTCAACAATCCTCTTTTTTAATTATCATCGACTTGCAGAAACTGTTCTCCAGCGACTAAACCCATCAATGGAAGGCAAACTTGTTCTTCAGGCTTCATGTGCTTTTGGAAATATATCTAAAAAAATAATGGAAAAATGTATACAGGAAGGCGCCACACAGGTGATCATTTCTGATCTCATTGCCAATGAGATCAAGCATACGAAGAGAAAACTGAAGTACGGCAATGTCCACCATAATTGCTCATATCTGCTTGAAGACGCCCTGGCTATGGCTCACAAGGATGAGTCTTTTGATTATGTGATCATATTTTTTCTCTTTCATGAATTGCCTTATGAGAAAAAAGTCACATCCCTCAATGAAGCGATGAGAGTTTTAAAACCGGGTGGAAAATTGATATTTGCCGAATACCATAAACCAACGTCATTGATTCTGAAAATTTCGGGCCGCTGTTTTTTTAAAGTCTTTGAGCCCTTTGCCGTTGAAATGTGGGAAACATTTGATGCACTACAAGTTCTCCATGAAGATCCAGGGCACCGGTGGCAGGTAAGCAAAAATACTTTTTTTTCAGGGAATTACCAGGTCTTTACAGCGGAAAAATCCCTATAG